From Balaenoptera acutorostrata chromosome 8, mBalAcu1.1, whole genome shotgun sequence, the proteins below share one genomic window:
- the B3GALT1 gene encoding beta-1,3-galactosyltransferase 1 gives MASKVSCLYVLTVVCWASALWYLSVTRPTSSYTGSKPFSHLTVARKNFTFGNIRTRPINPHSFEFLINEPNKCEKNIPFLVILISTTHKEFDARQAIRETWGDENNFKGIKIATLFLLGKNADPVLNQMVEQESQIFHDIIVEDFIDSYHNLTLKTLMGMRWVATFCSKAKYVMKTDSDIFVNMDNLIYKLLKPSTKPRRRYFTGYVINGGPIRDVRSKWYMPRDLYPDSNYPPFCSGTGYIFSADVAELIYKTSLHTRLLHLEDVYVGLCLRKLGIHPFQNSGFNHWKMAYSLCRYRRVITVHQISPEEMHRIWNDMSSKKHLRC, from the coding sequence ATGGCTTCAAAGGTCTCCTGTTTATACGTTTTGACAGTCGTGTGCTGGGCCAGCGCTCTCTGGTACTTGAGTGTAACTCGCCCTACTTCTTCCTACACTGGCTCCAAGCCATTCAGCCATCTAACAGTGGCCAGGAAAAACTTCACCTTTGGCAACATAAGAACTCGACCTATAAACCCCCATTCTTTTGAATTTCTTATAAATGAGCCCAACAAATGTGAGAAAAACATTCCTTTCCTCGTTATCCTCATCAGCACCACCCATAAAGAATTCGATGCCCGGCAGGCGATCCGAGAGACCTGGGGGGATGAGAACAACTTTAAAGGGATCAAGATAGCCACTCTCTTCCTCCTGGGCAAGAACGCTGATCCCGTTCTCAATCAGATGGTGGAGCAAGAGAGCCAGATCTTTCATGACATTATCGTGGAGGACTTCATTGATTCCtaccataacctaaccctcaaaACCTTAATGGGGATGAGGTGGGTGGCCACTTTTTGTTCCAAAGCCAAGTATGTCATGAAAACAGACAGCGACATTTTTGTCAACATGGACAACCTTATTTATAAACTACTAAAACCCTCCACCAAGCCAAGACGAAGGTATTTTACTGGCTATGTCATCAATGGAGGGCCAATCCGAGACGTCCGCAGTAAGTGGTATATGCCCAGGGATTTGTACCCTGACAGTAACTACCCACCCTTCTGCTCGGGGACTGGCTATATCTTTTCAGCTGATGTGGCTGAACTCATTTACAAGACCTCACTCCACACCAGGCTGCTTCACCTGGAAGATGTATATGTGGGACTGTGTCTTCGAAAGCTGGGCATCCATCCTTTCCAGAACAGTGGCTTCAATCACTGGAAGATGGCCTACAGTTTGTGTAGGTATCGCCGGGTTATCACCGTGCATCAGATCTCTCCAGAAGAAATGCACAGAATCTGGAATGACATGTCaagcaagaaacatctcagatGTTAG